Proteins encoded together in one Diabrotica undecimpunctata isolate CICGRU chromosome 3, icDiaUnde3, whole genome shotgun sequence window:
- the LOC140436669 gene encoding protein phosphatase inhibitor 2-like, with protein sequence MAENLKRRPRKGILKNSSSFDKQDPQFNAKKQKETKWDEMNIIATLHPADKDYGHMKIQEPKTPFNYMEQDNIEELDASELAERIRIATDQPPKVMQHDDSDDDSEGELTDDQKKKKKEFELKRKKHYNEFHALQLAKKLLEEEEDDEDEEKHHNSSDNQPSSS encoded by the exons ATGGCAGAAAATCTAAAAAGACGACCCAGGAAAGGGATTTTAAAAAATTCTAGTAGTTTTGACAAACAAGATCCGCAGTTTAATGCAAA AAAACAAAAGGAAACGAAATGGGATGAAATGAATATAATAGCTACGCTCCACCCTGCAGATAAGGATTATGGGCATATGAAAATTCAAGAGCCCAAAACACCCTTCAATTATATGGAACAGGATAATATAGAAGAACTAGATGCCAGTGAATTAGCTGAAag gaTAAGGATAGCAACTGATCAGCCCCCCAAGGTGATGCAACATGATGATTCTGATGATGATTCAGAAGGTGAATTGACAGATgatcagaaaaagaaaaagaaagaatttgaattaaaaaGGAAAAAGCACTATAATGAATTCCATGCACTTCAACTGGCAAAAAAATTATTggaagaggaagaagatgatGAGGATGAAGAAAAGCATCATAATAGCTCTGATAATCAACCTTCTTCATCgtaa